A genomic region of Geothrix edaphica contains the following coding sequences:
- a CDS encoding bifunctional riboflavin kinase/FAD synthetase, with translation MMEVWRHTLEAAPISGPCVVTLGTFDGVHAGHRELLRIAAGRARAAGLRAAVVTFDPHPTVVVAPQRRPKLLMTLEQRLEAFAAEGMDLAWVIPFSRPFSELSPAAFLGGVRRALAPVELHVGRAFCFGRDRSGTVETLEAWGAAHGCAVHTLALRAPDGGRLSSTRIREALDRGEVEAAAELLGHPYTLTGVVVEGDRRGRHLGFPTANLAWEQEQLPAFGVYVTEACLPHHHPQLEGPRLGLTNVGEKPTFEGQRLTVETHLPEFEGDLYGARLHLRFLHRIRGEARFASVDELRTQITRDVATGKAWWAAHRG, from the coding sequence ATGATGGAGGTCTGGCGCCACACCCTGGAGGCCGCCCCGATCTCCGGCCCCTGCGTGGTCACCCTGGGCACCTTCGACGGCGTCCATGCGGGCCACCGGGAGCTGCTGCGGATCGCCGCGGGACGGGCGCGGGCGGCGGGCCTGCGGGCCGCCGTGGTCACCTTCGATCCCCATCCCACGGTGGTGGTGGCCCCCCAGCGCCGGCCGAAACTCCTGATGACCCTGGAGCAGCGCCTGGAGGCCTTCGCGGCCGAGGGCATGGACCTGGCCTGGGTGATCCCCTTCAGCCGCCCCTTCTCGGAGCTGAGCCCCGCGGCGTTCCTCGGCGGCGTCCGGCGGGCCCTCGCGCCCGTGGAGCTCCACGTGGGGCGGGCCTTCTGTTTCGGCCGGGACCGCAGCGGCACCGTGGAGACCCTCGAGGCCTGGGGCGCGGCCCACGGCTGCGCGGTGCACACCCTGGCCCTGCGCGCCCCGGATGGCGGACGCCTCTCCAGCACCCGCATCCGCGAGGCCCTGGATCGCGGCGAGGTCGAGGCCGCCGCGGAGCTGCTGGGCCATCCCTACACGCTGACGGGCGTCGTGGTGGAGGGCGACCGGCGGGGCCGCCACCTGGGCTTCCCCACGGCGAACCTGGCCTGGGAGCAGGAGCAGCTGCCGGCCTTCGGCGTCTACGTGACCGAGGCCTGCCTCCCCCACCACCACCCGCAGCTGGAGGGCCCCCGCCTGGGGCTCACCAACGTGGGCGAGAAGCCCACCTTCGAGGGCCAGCGCCTCACGGTGGAGACCCATCTGCCGGAGTTCGAGGGCGACCTCTACGGCGCCCGGCTGCACCTGCGCTTCCTCCACCGCATCCGCGGCGAGGCGCGCTTCGCCTCCGTGGACGAGCTCCGGACCCAGATCACCCGGGACGTGGCCACCGGCAAGGCCTGGTGGGCGGCCCACCGCGGCTGA
- a CDS encoding M28 family peptidase, with protein MRVLPSLLAAIPLLAQAPPPVQEGPLRAHLAFLADDLLEGRGTGQRGAELTVRYLETELQALGLRPANGASYRQSVPLRGLRTLTGRSTISFMGGGACATPAFGTEIVYGSGVAKPEQAFDAPVVFAGFGIHSPGDRWDDFKGLDLKGKVLLVLVNEPAPTAEEPGLFDGPDLSYSGRWTYKFEEAARQGAAGILLVHTTPSASYGWPVVRNGWDAERFQLAQGPEGTPLQGWVTEALARALVKQGGQDLDALRARALRRDFRPVALDLRLKGTLASAVRTVEQANVAGVVPGSDPVLKDEVVIYSAHWDHLGRGAAPAVDGHPGSEGDGIYNGAVDNASGCAALLAMAQAARHAPAKRSQMFLFVCGEEQGLLGSKAYAAAPLWPLAKTAADLNLDSLNFVAPTRDIGLPFANRSTLGDLGLAVARAAGLTVAPPRADTGGGYFRSDHYSFVQAGVPALSVGGGRDYQGADPAALKAKAAAYGKRYHQVTDEYDPTWDLRGMVQQAQFTFDLGQAVANAPTKPTFKAAR; from the coding sequence ATGCGTGTCCTGCCGTCCCTCCTGGCCGCGATCCCCCTCCTCGCCCAGGCGCCGCCGCCCGTGCAGGAGGGCCCGCTGCGCGCCCACCTCGCCTTCCTGGCGGACGATCTGCTGGAAGGCCGCGGCACGGGCCAGCGCGGCGCCGAGCTGACGGTGCGCTACCTGGAAACGGAGCTCCAGGCCCTGGGCCTGCGGCCCGCCAACGGCGCCTCGTACCGCCAGTCCGTCCCCCTCCGGGGCCTGCGGACCCTGACGGGCCGCAGCACGATCAGCTTCATGGGCGGCGGGGCCTGCGCCACCCCGGCCTTCGGGACGGAGATCGTCTACGGCTCCGGCGTCGCGAAGCCCGAGCAGGCCTTCGACGCGCCCGTGGTCTTCGCGGGCTTCGGCATCCACTCACCCGGGGACCGCTGGGACGACTTCAAGGGCCTCGACCTCAAGGGCAAGGTGCTGCTGGTGCTGGTGAACGAGCCCGCGCCCACGGCCGAGGAGCCGGGCCTCTTCGACGGCCCCGACCTGAGCTACTCCGGCCGGTGGACGTACAAGTTCGAGGAGGCCGCCCGCCAGGGCGCCGCCGGCATCCTGCTGGTGCACACCACACCGTCCGCCAGCTACGGCTGGCCCGTGGTCCGCAACGGCTGGGACGCGGAGCGCTTCCAGCTGGCCCAGGGCCCCGAGGGCACGCCCCTGCAAGGCTGGGTCACCGAGGCCCTCGCCCGGGCCCTGGTCAAGCAGGGCGGCCAGGATCTCGATGCCCTGCGCGCCCGGGCCCTGCGCCGCGACTTCCGGCCCGTGGCCCTGGACCTGCGCCTCAAGGGCACCCTGGCCAGCGCCGTGCGCACCGTCGAGCAGGCCAACGTGGCGGGCGTGGTGCCCGGCTCGGATCCGGTCCTGAAGGACGAGGTGGTGATCTACTCAGCTCACTGGGATCACCTGGGCAGGGGCGCAGCCCCGGCCGTGGACGGCCATCCGGGCTCCGAGGGCGACGGCATCTACAACGGCGCCGTGGACAACGCCTCGGGCTGCGCGGCCCTGCTGGCCATGGCCCAGGCGGCCCGGCACGCCCCCGCGAAGCGCAGCCAGATGTTCCTCTTCGTGTGCGGGGAGGAGCAGGGCCTGCTGGGCTCCAAGGCCTACGCCGCCGCCCCCCTCTGGCCCCTGGCGAAGACCGCGGCGGACCTCAACCTGGACAGCCTCAACTTCGTGGCCCCCACCAGGGACATCGGCCTGCCCTTCGCCAACCGCAGCACCCTGGGCGATCTGGGCCTCGCCGTGGCCAGGGCCGCCGGCCTCACCGTCGCCCCGCCCCGCGCCGACACCGGCGGCGGCTACTTCCGCTCCGACCACTACAGCTTCGTGCAGGCCGGCGTGCCCGCCCTGTCCGTGGGCGGCGGCCGCGACTACCAGGGCGCCGATCCCGCCGCCCTGAAGGCCAAGGCCGCCGCCTACGGCAAGCGCTACCACCAGGTCACCGACGAGTACGACCCCACCTGGGATCTCCGTGGCATGGTCCAGCAGGCCCAGTTCACCTTCGACCTCGGCCAGGCCGTCGCCAACGCCCCCACCAAGCCCACCTTCAAGGCCGCCCGCTGA
- a CDS encoding RsmE family RNA methyltransferase — translation MSLPRLFLDPPAAAAENLAVPLGAEAARHLRALRLQPGDALELVLGDQPWTADLAELDRAHALARLVAPLHEDREPPIPLHACLPLPAQLSLFDDWLAPLVELGTTLIQPVIYARSEFDPAKTAARMERWTRIIQSACEQSHRSRRPELRAPIPLAALAAWEAPQKWVAYELATGQANPELRREPLAFTSGPEGGITDAEYAALAAAGWQPVSLGRSILRAVTAPVALLGAVQFELGRSAVPTSGPASSKPRVTR, via the coding sequence GTGAGCCTCCCCCGCCTGTTCCTCGATCCTCCGGCCGCTGCCGCCGAGAACCTCGCCGTGCCCCTGGGCGCCGAGGCCGCCCGGCACCTGCGGGCCCTGCGCCTGCAGCCCGGCGACGCCCTGGAGCTGGTGCTGGGCGACCAGCCCTGGACGGCGGACCTGGCGGAGCTGGACCGGGCCCACGCCCTGGCGCGCCTGGTGGCCCCCCTCCATGAGGACCGCGAGCCGCCCATCCCCCTCCACGCCTGCCTGCCCCTGCCCGCGCAACTCAGCCTCTTCGACGACTGGCTGGCGCCCCTGGTGGAGCTGGGCACGACGCTGATCCAGCCGGTCATCTACGCCCGCAGCGAGTTCGATCCCGCCAAGACCGCCGCCCGCATGGAGCGCTGGACCCGGATCATCCAGTCTGCCTGCGAGCAGAGCCACCGCAGCCGCCGCCCCGAACTGCGCGCCCCCATCCCCCTCGCGGCCCTCGCCGCCTGGGAGGCCCCCCAGAAGTGGGTGGCCTACGAGCTGGCCACGGGCCAGGCCAACCCGGAGCTGCGCCGGGAGCCCCTGGCCTTCACCAGCGGCCCCGAGGGTGGCATCACGGACGCCGAGTACGCCGCCCTGGCCGCCGCCGGTTGGCAGCCCGTGAGCCTGGGCCGCAGCATCCTCCGCGCCGTCACCGCCCCCGTGGCCCTGCTGGGGGCCGTGCAGTTCGAGCTGGGGAGGTCCGCCGTTCCTACTTCGGGCCCTGCTTCCAGCAAACCCCGTGTTACGAGGTAA
- a CDS encoding DUF2314 domain-containing protein, which yields MTHFIYPLIGLTALFIWWRFFRISRPDLPPLFMEPDDPLMSEAMQKAVASIPQFLDLVDQPNNGVRVKVPFISSSGEKEFLWAEMLGLENSQMSVRYLTPPITHTGRLERIHTHSISELVDWQVESPSGSYTGGFTMRVMFVRGREQWGHLPPQLEIEEQKYV from the coding sequence ATGACGCACTTCATCTACCCTTTGATTGGTTTGACCGCACTCTTCATTTGGTGGCGGTTCTTCCGCATTTCTCGCCCCGATTTGCCACCACTTTTTATGGAACCCGACGATCCGTTGATGAGTGAGGCAATGCAGAAGGCTGTGGCCTCCATTCCGCAGTTTCTTGACCTAGTTGACCAACCCAACAATGGTGTACGGGTCAAAGTCCCATTCATTTCTAGTTCTGGAGAAAAGGAATTCCTTTGGGCTGAAATGCTCGGCTTGGAAAATTCTCAGATGAGTGTGCGCTACCTCACCCCGCCGATTACTCATACCGGACGGTTAGAGCGCATCCATACTCATTCAATCTCTGAATTGGTGGATTGGCAGGTTGAATCGCCAAGCGGAAGTTACACAGGTGGTTTTACGATGCGTGTCATGTTTGTTCGTGGCCGCGAACAATGGGGCCACTTACCCCCGCAACTTGAAATCGAAGAACAAAAGTATGTCTAG
- a CDS encoding TerC family protein, which produces MVDALLQAAPWWAWGGFHAFVFLMLTLDLGVFNRKIHAPSMREAAVWSSVWITLALVFNALIFQAEGAQKGLEWFTGYVLEKSLSVDNLFVFVLVFQSFQVDLRHQHRVLFWGVLGALIMRAAMILAGTALLNRFEWMMYVFGGFLLYTGVKMLLVKGEDSDPTQNPMVKAFRRFVPYDEKGGHEHFWSYKNGRRFATPMLLVLITIEVTDLVFAVDSIPAVLAVSRDPFVVYTSNIFAILGLRSLYFLLAKMMDRFHRLKTGLAMVLAFVGVKMCIADWVHIPVQYSLLVIAAVLGGSVIASLAWPLEQDGAE; this is translated from the coding sequence TTGGTCGACGCTCTGCTGCAAGCCGCTCCCTGGTGGGCCTGGGGTGGCTTTCACGCCTTCGTGTTCCTCATGCTCACCCTGGACCTGGGCGTGTTCAACCGGAAGATCCACGCCCCCAGCATGCGGGAGGCCGCGGTCTGGAGCTCGGTCTGGATCACCCTGGCCCTCGTCTTCAATGCGCTGATCTTCCAGGCGGAGGGCGCCCAGAAGGGGCTGGAGTGGTTCACGGGCTACGTGCTGGAGAAGTCCCTCAGCGTGGACAACCTCTTCGTGTTCGTCCTGGTGTTCCAGAGCTTCCAGGTGGACCTGCGGCACCAGCACCGGGTGCTGTTCTGGGGCGTGCTGGGGGCCCTCATCATGCGGGCCGCCATGATCCTAGCCGGCACGGCCCTGCTCAACCGCTTCGAGTGGATGATGTACGTCTTCGGCGGCTTCCTCCTCTACACCGGCGTGAAGATGCTGCTGGTGAAGGGCGAGGACTCCGACCCCACGCAGAACCCCATGGTGAAGGCCTTCCGCCGCTTCGTGCCCTACGACGAGAAGGGCGGCCACGAGCACTTCTGGTCGTACAAGAACGGCCGCCGCTTCGCCACGCCCATGCTGCTGGTGCTCATCACCATCGAGGTGACGGATCTGGTCTTCGCGGTGGACTCCATCCCGGCGGTGCTGGCCGTGAGCCGCGACCCCTTCGTGGTCTACACCTCGAACATCTTCGCCATCCTGGGCCTGCGCAGCCTCTACTTCCTGCTGGCCAAGATGATGGACCGCTTCCACCGGCTGAAGACGGGGCTGGCCATGGTGCTGGCCTTCGTGGGCGTGAAGATGTGCATCGCGGACTGGGTGCACATCCCCGTGCAGTACAGCCTGCTGGTCATCGCGGCCGTGCTGGGCGGGAGCGTGATCGCCAGCCTGGCCTGGCCCCTGGAGCAGGACGGGGCCGAATGA